The Tistrella mobilis genome window below encodes:
- the ffh gene encoding signal recognition particle protein produces MFENLTGRLGEVFDRLKRRGALTEADVTAALREVRIALLEADVALPVVKDFISAVRERAVGQEVLRGINPAQMVIKIVHDHLTDMLGGDAVEVDLNAPAPVAIMMVGLQGSGKTTTSAKLARRFRLRDKKRVLLASLDVYRPAAQQQLEVLAKQAEVGSLPIVFGEKPVAIAERAMKIAAREGYDVVILDTAGRLHIDDVLMDEVAAVKSKARPHETILVADAMTGQDAVTIAKTFQDRVGLTGIALTRVDGDARGGAALAMRSVTGKPIKLLGQGEKLDQLETFHPERIASRILGMGDVVSLVEKAAETIDREEAEKLAAKIQKGTGFDLDDMAKQLRQLRKMGGMKGMLGMLPGVAKMKAQLNEAKLDEKILVRQEAIIMSMTPKERRNPEIIKASRKKRIAAGSGSSVQDVNKLLKQHQDMAKMMKQVGKLGKKGMMRGGLQNLLPRM; encoded by the coding sequence ATGTTCGAGAATCTGACCGGCCGGCTCGGCGAGGTCTTCGACCGCCTGAAGCGCCGTGGTGCGCTGACCGAAGCCGACGTGACCGCGGCGCTGCGCGAAGTGCGCATCGCGCTGCTGGAAGCCGACGTCGCCCTCCCCGTCGTCAAGGACTTCATCTCCGCCGTGCGCGAACGCGCCGTCGGCCAGGAGGTGCTGCGTGGCATCAACCCCGCGCAGATGGTCATCAAGATCGTCCACGATCACCTGACGGACATGCTGGGCGGCGACGCGGTCGAGGTCGACCTGAACGCGCCGGCCCCGGTCGCGATCATGATGGTCGGCCTGCAGGGCTCGGGCAAGACCACCACCTCCGCCAAGCTCGCCCGCCGTTTCCGCCTGCGCGACAAGAAGCGCGTCCTGCTCGCCTCGCTCGACGTCTATCGTCCGGCGGCGCAGCAGCAGCTGGAAGTTCTGGCGAAGCAGGCCGAGGTCGGCAGCCTGCCGATCGTCTTCGGCGAAAAGCCGGTGGCGATCGCCGAGCGCGCGATGAAGATCGCGGCCCGCGAAGGCTATGACGTCGTCATCCTCGACACCGCCGGCCGGCTGCATATCGACGACGTGCTGATGGACGAGGTCGCGGCGGTCAAGTCGAAGGCCCGCCCGCACGAAACCATCCTGGTCGCCGACGCCATGACCGGCCAGGACGCGGTGACCATCGCCAAGACGTTCCAGGACCGTGTCGGCCTGACCGGCATCGCGCTGACCCGCGTCGACGGCGACGCCCGCGGCGGTGCGGCGCTGGCCATGCGTTCGGTCACCGGCAAGCCGATCAAGCTGCTGGGTCAGGGCGAAAAGCTCGACCAGCTGGAGACCTTCCACCCCGAGCGCATCGCCTCGCGCATTCTCGGCATGGGTGACGTGGTCTCGCTGGTGGAGAAGGCGGCCGAGACCATCGACCGCGAAGAGGCCGAAAAGCTCGCCGCCAAGATCCAGAAGGGCACGGGCTTCGATCTCGACGACATGGCCAAGCAGCTGCGCCAGCTGCGCAAGATGGGCGGCATGAAGGGCATGCTCGGCATGCTGCCGGGTGTCGCCAAGATGAAGGCGCAGCTGAACGAGGCCAAGCTGGACGAGAAGATCCTGGTTCGTCAGGAGGCGATCATCATGTCGATGACGCCGAAGGAACGCCGCAATCCCGAGATCATCAAGGCCTCGCGCAAGAAGCGCATCGCCGCCGGCTCGGGCAGCAGCGTCCAGGACGTGAACAAGCTGCTCAAGCAGCACCAGGACATGGCCAAGATGATGAAACAGGTCGGCAAGCTCGGCAAGAAGGGCATGATGCGCGGCGGCCTGCAGAACCTGTTGCCGCGCATGTGA
- the rpsP gene encoding 30S ribosomal protein S16 produces the protein MSVKIRLTRLGAKKSPVYRIVVANSRNARDGAYIEKIGTYNPLAAKDDPNRIVLNTERAQYWVGVGAQPTDRVARFLAAAGIIAKVDRSNPSKGKPKAKAQERMKEAAAAAAAAEAAAAEA, from the coding sequence ATGTCCGTGAAGATCCGCCTGACCCGCCTGGGTGCGAAGAAGAGCCCCGTCTACCGCATCGTCGTCGCCAATTCGCGCAACGCCCGCGACGGCGCCTATATCGAGAAGATCGGCACCTACAACCCGCTGGCGGCCAAGGACGATCCGAACCGGATCGTGCTGAACACCGAGCGCGCCCAGTACTGGGTCGGCGTCGGCGCCCAGCCGACCGATCGCGTCGCCCGCTTCCTGGCCGCCGCCGGCATCATCGCCAAGGTCGACCGCAGCAACCCGAGCAAGGGCAAGCCGAAGGCGAAGGCGCAGGAGCGCATGAAGGAAGCGGCCGCCGCCGCTGCCGCCGCCGAAGCCGCTGCCGCCGAGGCCTGA
- the rimM gene encoding ribosome maturation factor RimM (Essential for efficient processing of 16S rRNA) has translation MSRPGRPAGPAGGRAAPPQPAPVDPAELVCIAEFAAPQGVRGLVRLRPFTEDPEAVADYGPLYDRTGTRAFRIRITGPHKVGLVVKVDGVDDRDAAAALTGTRLHVPRSALPAIEDDEETWYQADLIGLEVVDQAGAVVGRVRAVHDFGAGDILEIDRPGDRASMMLPFTRAYVPEVSVAAGRMVIDPPEGLE, from the coding sequence ATGTCCCGCCCCGGACGTCCCGCCGGCCCCGCCGGGGGCCGGGCTGCCCCGCCGCAGCCCGCCCCGGTCGATCCGGCAGAACTGGTCTGCATTGCCGAGTTTGCCGCCCCCCAGGGGGTGCGCGGGCTGGTGCGTCTGCGCCCGTTCACCGAGGATCCCGAGGCGGTGGCCGATTACGGCCCCCTCTATGACCGCACCGGCACCCGCGCCTTCCGCATCCGCATCACCGGCCCCCACAAGGTGGGGCTGGTGGTGAAGGTGGACGGCGTGGACGACCGCGACGCCGCCGCCGCCCTCACCGGCACCCGGCTCCACGTCCCCCGCTCCGCCCTGCCGGCGATCGAGGATGACGAAGAGACCTGGTATCAGGCCGATCTGATCGGCCTCGAGGTGGTGGATCAGGCGGGCGCCGTGGTGGGCCGCGTGCGGGCCGTCCACGATTTCGGCGCGGGCGACATTCTGGAGATCGACCGGCCGGGCGACAGGGCATCGATGATGCTGCCCTTCACCCGCGCCTATGTTCCCGAAGTGTCGGTCGCAGCCGGACGGATGGTGATCGATCCGCCGGAGGGGCTCGAATGA
- the trmD gene encoding tRNA (guanosine(37)-N1)-methyltransferase TrmD, translated as MSTSGPETGTGHPWSAEILTLYPEMFPGPLGHSLAGRALDRGLWKLGVTQLRDYGLGRHRAVDDTPSGGGPGMVMRADVLAPAIDAAIEKCPGHALIYLTPRGQPLTQSRIRRLAAGPGVIVLCGRFEGVDQRLLDARPFEEICLGDFILSGGELAALVMIDACVRLLPGVMGAHASQAEESFEDDLLEYPHYTRPDVWEGRAVPEVLTSGHHERIRAWRQDRAEAVTRERRPDLWARREARRRGSGGGT; from the coding sequence ATGAGCACCTCCGGGCCGGAAACCGGGACCGGGCATCCCTGGTCTGCCGAGATCCTGACCCTTTATCCGGAGATGTTTCCCGGGCCGCTGGGGCATTCCCTGGCGGGGCGGGCGCTCGACCGCGGGCTTTGGAAGCTCGGCGTCACGCAGCTGCGCGATTACGGTCTCGGCCGGCATCGCGCGGTCGACGATACGCCGTCCGGGGGCGGTCCCGGCATGGTCATGAGGGCCGATGTCCTGGCCCCCGCGATCGATGCCGCGATCGAAAAATGCCCCGGCCACGCCTTGATTTACTTGACTCCGCGCGGGCAACCGCTTACCCAATCGCGGATCAGACGTCTGGCCGCCGGGCCCGGCGTCATCGTCCTGTGCGGCCGGTTCGAAGGCGTGGATCAACGCCTTCTCGACGCCCGGCCGTTCGAGGAGATCTGCCTCGGTGATTTCATCCTCTCCGGTGGGGAACTCGCAGCGTTGGTCATGATCGACGCTTGCGTGCGCCTGTTGCCGGGTGTCATGGGGGCCCATGCCTCCCAGGCAGAGGAAAGCTTCGAGGACGACCTGCTCGAATACCCGCACTACACCCGTCCCGATGTCTGGGAAGGGCGCGCGGTGCCGGAGGTTCTGACCTCGGGCCACCACGAGCGGATCCGGGCCTGGAGACAGGACCGGGCAGAGGCGGTGACGCGGGAGCGACGGCCCGATCTGTGGGCGCGGCGTGAGGCGCGCCGCCGCGGCAGCGGCGGCGGGACCTGA
- the rplS gene encoding 50S ribosomal protein L19, which yields MNIIQQLEQEQIAQLTAARAVPDFEPGDTVRVNLRVVEGNRERVQAYEGVCIARKGGSLNASFTVRKISYGEGVERVFPLYSPLIESIDVVRRGRVRRAKLYYLRGRTGKAARIAERRDTRGQAAG from the coding sequence ATGAACATCATCCAGCAGCTCGAACAGGAGCAGATCGCGCAGCTGACCGCCGCCCGCGCCGTGCCGGATTTCGAGCCGGGCGACACGGTGCGCGTGAACCTGCGCGTCGTCGAGGGCAACCGCGAGCGCGTGCAGGCCTATGAGGGCGTGTGCATCGCCCGCAAGGGCGGCTCGCTGAACGCCTCGTTCACCGTCCGCAAGATCTCGTATGGCGAGGGCGTCGAGCGCGTGTTCCCGCTCTACAGCCCGCTGATCGAGAGCATCGACGTGGTCCGCCGCGGCCGCGTGCGTCGCGCGAAGCTCTACTATCTGCGTGGCCGGACCGGCAAGGCCGCCCGCATCGCCGAGCGTCGCGACACCCGCGGCCAGGCCGCCGGCTGA
- the leuC gene encoding 3-isopropylmalate dehydratase large subunit, translating to MSAPRTLYDKIWESHLVESREDGSALIYVDRMLIHEVTSPQAFEGLRVAGRKPRRLDALLAVADHNVPTVQRAQGIADPVSRTQVETLEENCAHFDVPYFPIMDDRQGIVHVIGPEQGFTLPGTVIVCGDSHTSTHGAFGALAFGIGTSEVEHVMATQTLVQSPSKTMRINVEGELPQGVGPKDIVLAIIGRIGTGGATGRVVEYAGSAMRSLSMEGRMTVCNMSIEAGARAGLVAVDEKTIDYLRDRPMSPKGEMFEQAAAYWRTLVSDEGAVFDDEITIDAASIVPQVTWGTSPQDVAPITGSVPNPAEIADPMRRAAMERALTYMGLEPGTPLAAVPVQKVFIGSCTNGRIEDLREAAAIARGRKVAEGVQALVVPGSGLVKKQAEAEGLDKIFVEAGFEWREAGCSMCLAMNADRLGEGERCASTSNRNFEGRQGRGGRTHLMSPSMAAAAAISGTLADVRAL from the coding sequence ATGTCCGCCCCACGTACCCTGTACGACAAGATCTGGGAGAGCCACCTGGTCGAGAGCCGTGAGGACGGTTCGGCCCTGATCTATGTCGACCGCATGCTCATCCACGAGGTCACGAGCCCGCAGGCCTTCGAGGGTCTGCGTGTCGCCGGCCGCAAGCCGCGGCGCCTCGACGCGCTTCTGGCGGTGGCCGACCACAACGTGCCGACCGTGCAGCGGGCCCAGGGCATCGCGGATCCGGTCTCGCGCACCCAGGTCGAGACGCTGGAAGAGAACTGCGCCCATTTCGACGTGCCCTATTTCCCGATCATGGATGACCGTCAGGGCATCGTGCACGTGATCGGGCCCGAGCAGGGCTTCACCCTGCCCGGCACGGTGATCGTCTGCGGCGACAGCCACACCTCGACCCATGGTGCCTTCGGCGCCCTGGCCTTCGGCATCGGCACCTCCGAGGTCGAGCATGTGATGGCGACCCAGACCCTGGTTCAGTCGCCGTCGAAGACCATGCGGATCAATGTCGAGGGTGAGTTGCCGCAGGGTGTGGGCCCCAAGGACATCGTGCTCGCGATCATCGGCCGCATCGGCACCGGCGGCGCCACCGGCCGCGTGGTCGAATATGCCGGCTCGGCGATGCGCAGCCTGTCGATGGAAGGCCGGATGACGGTCTGCAACATGTCGATCGAAGCCGGCGCCCGTGCCGGCCTGGTCGCCGTCGACGAGAAGACCATCGACTATCTGCGCGACCGCCCGATGTCGCCCAAGGGCGAGATGTTCGAGCAGGCCGCCGCCTATTGGCGGACGCTGGTCTCCGACGAAGGTGCGGTGTTCGACGACGAGATCACCATCGATGCCGCCAGCATCGTGCCGCAGGTGACCTGGGGCACCAGCCCGCAGGATGTGGCGCCGATCACCGGCAGCGTGCCGAACCCGGCCGAGATCGCCGACCCCATGCGCCGCGCGGCCATGGAGCGGGCGCTGACCTATATGGGCCTCGAACCCGGCACCCCGCTCGCCGCCGTGCCGGTGCAGAAGGTCTTCATCGGCTCGTGCACCAACGGCCGGATCGAGGATCTGCGCGAGGCGGCCGCCATCGCCCGGGGCCGCAAGGTCGCAGAGGGCGTGCAGGCGCTGGTCGTGCCCGGCTCGGGCCTGGTCAAGAAGCAGGCCGAGGCCGAGGGTCTGGACAAGATCTTCGTCGAGGCCGGTTTCGAATGGCGCGAGGCGGGCTGCTCGATGTGTCTTGCCATGAATGCCGACCGGCTGGGCGAGGGCGAGCGTTGCGCCTCCACCTCGAACCGCAATTTCGAGGGCCGGCAGGGCCGCGGTGGCCGCACCCATCTGATGAGCCCGTCGATGGCCGCTGCCGCCGCCATCTCCGGCACGCTCGCCGATGTGCGCGCCCTCTGA
- the leuD gene encoding 3-isopropylmalate dehydratase small subunit translates to MDKFTTLTGIAASFPRVNIDTDLIIPKQYLTTIKRTGLGVGLFSDVRYDRDGNETGDFVLNKAPWREAKILLAGDNFGCGSSREHAPWALLDFGIRCIIAPSFADIFYNNCFKNGILPVKLDEALVQSLMPLAENPETAVMTVDLAAQEIRAQGREPIRFEIDGFRRHCLLEGLDDIGITLTSEDRITAFEAKQKAAQPWLYAAG, encoded by the coding sequence ATGGACAAGTTCACGACCCTGACCGGCATCGCCGCGTCCTTCCCGCGGGTCAATATCGACACCGACCTGATCATCCCGAAACAGTATCTGACCACCATCAAGCGCACCGGCCTGGGGGTCGGCCTGTTCTCGGACGTCCGCTATGATCGCGACGGCAACGAGACCGGCGATTTCGTGCTGAACAAGGCGCCCTGGCGCGAGGCGAAGATCCTGCTCGCCGGCGACAATTTCGGCTGCGGCTCCAGCCGCGAGCATGCCCCCTGGGCGCTGCTCGATTTCGGCATCCGCTGCATCATCGCACCCAGCTTCGCCGACATCTTCTACAACAACTGCTTCAAGAACGGCATCCTGCCGGTCAAGCTGGACGAGGCCCTGGTGCAGAGCCTGATGCCGCTGGCCGAGAACCCCGAGACCGCGGTGATGACCGTGGATCTGGCGGCGCAGGAGATCCGCGCCCAGGGCCGCGAGCCGATCCGTTTCGAGATCGACGGTTTCCGCCGTCACTGCCTGCTCGAAGGCCTCGACGACATCGGCATCACGCTGACCTCGGAAGACCGGATCACCGCCTTCGAGGCGAAGCAGAAGGCCGCCCAGCCCTGGCTCTACGCCGCCGGCTGA
- the leuB gene encoding 3-isopropylmalate dehydrogenase: MAANKKLLILPGDGIGPEVMGEVRRIIGWFEKARGLSFDIAEDLVGGAAIDAYGTPLADKTLDLAMGADAVLLGAVGGPKWEPLPFEIRPERGLLKLRKEMQLYANLRPAIVFDELADASTLKREVVAGLDILIIRELTGDLYFGTPRGVETLPDGTRRGINTMVYTSPEVRRVAKIAFDLARKRGSKVCSVDKANVVETTEMWREEVIKLHGEGYEDIQLSHMYVDNAAMQLVRNPKQFDVIVTGNIFGDILSDEAAMLTGSLGMLPSASLGDPDETGRRRALYEPVHGSAPDIAGQGIANPLATVLSFAMMLRYSFDLDEAANQVEQSVRNVLARGLRTGDIMQPGMTRVSTQAMGEAIVEELAKLG, translated from the coding sequence ATGGCCGCCAACAAGAAGCTGCTGATCCTGCCGGGTGACGGCATCGGCCCCGAGGTGATGGGCGAGGTTCGCCGCATCATCGGCTGGTTCGAAAAGGCCCGCGGGCTCTCCTTCGATATCGCGGAAGATCTCGTCGGCGGTGCCGCCATCGACGCCTACGGCACGCCGCTGGCGGACAAGACCCTGGACCTCGCCATGGGCGCCGATGCGGTGCTGCTGGGCGCGGTCGGCGGCCCGAAATGGGAGCCGCTGCCCTTCGAGATCCGGCCCGAGCGTGGCCTGCTGAAGCTGCGCAAGGAAATGCAGCTCTACGCCAATCTGCGCCCGGCGATCGTGTTCGACGAGCTGGCCGATGCCTCGACGCTGAAGCGCGAAGTGGTGGCCGGCCTCGACATCCTGATCATCCGCGAGCTGACCGGCGACCTCTATTTCGGCACGCCGCGCGGTGTGGAGACCCTGCCCGACGGCACCCGCCGCGGCATCAACACCATGGTCTACACCTCGCCGGAAGTCCGCCGCGTTGCGAAGATCGCCTTCGATCTGGCCCGCAAGCGCGGCTCGAAGGTCTGCTCGGTCGACAAGGCCAATGTGGTCGAGACCACCGAGATGTGGCGCGAAGAGGTCATCAAGCTCCATGGCGAGGGCTATGAGGACATCCAGCTCAGCCACATGTATGTCGACAACGCCGCCATGCAGCTGGTCCGCAATCCGAAGCAGTTCGACGTGATCGTCACCGGCAACATCTTCGGCGACATCCTGTCGGACGAGGCCGCGATGCTGACCGGCTCGCTCGGCATGCTGCCCTCGGCCTCGCTGGGCGATCCCGACGAGACCGGCCGCCGCCGCGCCCTTTACGAGCCGGTGCACGGCTCGGCCCCCGACATCGCCGGCCAGGGCATCGCCAACCCGCTCGCCACCGTGCTCAGCTTCGCCATGATGCTGCGCTATTCCTTCGACCTCGACGAGGCGGCGAACCAGGTCGAGCAGTCGGTCCGCAACGTGCTGGCGCGCGGCCTGCGCACCGGCGACATCATGCAGCCCGGCATGACCCGGGTCTCGACCCAGGCCATGGGCGAGGCGATCGTCGAGGAGCTGGCGAAGCTGGGCTGA
- a CDS encoding aspartate-semialdehyde dehydrogenase, with protein MADVIAVIGAAGAAGREVLQVLAARGTGVERVRALETEVQRGDALTYGDDHEVPLVKLADFDFAGVAIAIFAGLPAIARVHGPRAAAAGAVVVDMTGAYRSIDGVPQALVPVNPRALRAWSRHRAVACPPAAAVAIAMALKPLHALVPVTALSATVLQSVSGAGKAAMDELFDQTKDIFIGNRRDPEQFPKQIAFNVIGAEADDAATGRTREEHEIAGAIGALLGPAIAARIITAQVPVFIGDSIALSVTFERAIDPAAAWAALHDDRDLAVTAPVPGGEADQDAATTPVEIVGEAPVYVSRLLSDRSDARTLDLWIVADNLHRGQALTAVEIAETLLRDHLTPRLGSTPEA; from the coding sequence ATGGCCGATGTGATCGCGGTGATCGGTGCCGCCGGTGCCGCCGGACGCGAAGTGCTGCAGGTTCTAGCGGCCCGCGGAACCGGTGTCGAACGGGTCCGCGCGCTGGAGACCGAGGTTCAGCGCGGCGACGCCCTCACCTATGGCGACGACCACGAAGTGCCGCTCGTGAAGCTTGCCGATTTCGATTTCGCGGGCGTTGCGATCGCGATCTTCGCCGGCCTGCCGGCCATCGCCAGGGTGCACGGCCCCCGCGCCGCCGCCGCGGGTGCGGTGGTGGTCGACATGACCGGCGCCTATCGCAGCATCGACGGCGTGCCCCAGGCCCTGGTGCCGGTGAACCCGCGCGCGCTCAGGGCCTGGAGCCGCCACCGTGCCGTCGCCTGCCCGCCGGCTGCCGCCGTCGCGATCGCCATGGCGCTGAAGCCGCTGCATGCCCTGGTCCCCGTGACCGCCCTCTCCGCCACCGTGCTGCAATCCGTTTCGGGCGCCGGCAAGGCGGCGATGGACGAGCTGTTCGACCAGACCAAGGACATCTTCATCGGCAACCGCCGCGATCCCGAGCAGTTTCCGAAGCAGATCGCCTTCAACGTGATCGGCGCCGAGGCCGACGATGCCGCCACCGGCCGCACGCGGGAAGAGCACGAGATCGCCGGTGCCATCGGCGCCCTGCTCGGCCCCGCCATCGCCGCCCGGATCATCACCGCACAGGTGCCGGTGTTCATCGGCGACAGCATCGCGCTCTCCGTCACCTTCGAGCGCGCGATCGACCCGGCCGCGGCCTGGGCGGCGCTGCATGACGATCGCGATCTGGCGGTCACCGCCCCGGTGCCGGGCGGCGAGGCCGACCAGGATGCCGCCACCACCCCGGTCGAGATCGTCGGCGAGGCGCCGGTCTATGTCTCGCGCCTGCTGTCGGACCGGAGCGATGCGCGCACGCTCGATCTCTGGATCGTCGCCGACAACCTGCATCGCGGCCAGGCGCTGACCGCGGTCGAGATTGCGGAGACCCTGCTCCGCGACCACCTCACCCCCCGCCTGGGGAGCACCCCCGAGGCCTGA
- a CDS encoding 2OG-Fe(II) oxygenase: MGPADRLDLPVPAFRPAPLRDEAVYPASGLRPAGFAALDGVFDDALCDALIAAFDAVGGHTASLVKGVQSAGIRRSRVLWFDADSSPDPDLTAAVDRRMAEVTALLNRTRFGFALDGFDEAFQIARYDAEIAGGYIRHVDRGEGPRARRRKLGISIQLSAPKTYDGGDLILEPQAVPITGPRRRGTAIAFPSYVVHEVTPVTRGCRYSFVAWVHGPGFV, from the coding sequence ATGGGGCCGGCCGACCGTCTTGATCTTCCTGTGCCGGCCTTCCGCCCGGCCCCGCTCCGCGACGAGGCGGTCTATCCGGCAAGCGGCCTGCGCCCTGCCGGATTCGCGGCCCTCGACGGCGTCTTCGACGACGCGCTCTGCGATGCGTTGATCGCCGCCTTCGATGCCGTAGGCGGCCATACCGCCTCTCTGGTCAAGGGGGTGCAGTCGGCCGGAATCCGGCGGTCGCGGGTGCTGTGGTTCGATGCCGACAGCAGCCCCGACCCCGACCTCACCGCCGCGGTCGACCGGCGGATGGCCGAGGTGACGGCCCTGCTCAACCGCACCCGCTTCGGCTTCGCCCTCGACGGCTTCGACGAAGCCTTCCAGATCGCCCGATACGATGCCGAGATCGCCGGCGGCTATATCCGCCATGTCGACCGCGGCGAAGGCCCGCGCGCCCGGCGCCGCAAGCTCGGCATCTCGATCCAGCTCTCGGCGCCTAAGACCTATGACGGCGGCGATCTGATCCTGGAACCCCAGGCCGTGCCGATCACCGGCCCGCGCCGCCGGGGCACCGCCATCGCCTTTCCGTCCTATGTCGTCCACGAGGTCACGCCCGTCACCCGCGGCTGCCGCTACAGCTTCGTGGCCTGGGTGCACGGGCCCGGCTTCGTCTGA
- a CDS encoding APC family permease, whose product MSEDGRELARNLGPLKGAAVMLNIVLGAGLLILPGLAVRQAGDHALLAWGICALAALPLLAVFVILGRRFPDAGGIGHFAARAFGPAWAPASSFILLGAVAIGLPSIALTGGYYAAGAVGGSPHAWAAGLVTAGFAVNLLSAAGAARVNQAMAAVLLVLLGAIAVAGAVLVPEAAQPLPLLPDRIDWALALAPFMMIFFAFTGWEIASNLSEEFRDPARDFPRAMALSFVVAVVLYLVMAWIAQTRDLDGRFETPFAAIMDGRFGAVGGRAVAAVVTVMILANLAAAIWGVSRMIFALARAGTLPSALAGLRGDQPVRAAGVLVMVLLAVIAADAAGFSRVDVLLGIAGQNFLILYGVAAAALFRLSEGPGTRLLAAACVVLVAGLALAQGGSVIYPLVLAALGLAVHRRRALHAA is encoded by the coding sequence ATGAGCGAGGACGGCCGCGAACTCGCACGCAATCTGGGCCCGCTTAAAGGGGCGGCGGTGATGCTGAACATCGTGCTGGGGGCAGGGCTGCTGATCCTGCCGGGCCTGGCGGTGCGGCAGGCGGGCGATCATGCCCTGCTGGCCTGGGGCATCTGTGCGCTCGCCGCCCTGCCACTGCTTGCGGTGTTCGTGATCCTGGGGCGGCGGTTTCCGGATGCGGGCGGCATCGGCCATTTCGCCGCCCGCGCCTTCGGCCCCGCCTGGGCGCCGGCCTCGTCCTTCATCCTGCTGGGGGCGGTGGCGATCGGCCTGCCCTCGATCGCGCTGACCGGCGGGTATTATGCCGCGGGCGCGGTGGGCGGCAGCCCGCATGCCTGGGCGGCGGGGCTGGTGACGGCGGGGTTTGCGGTGAACCTGCTGTCCGCCGCGGGGGCGGCCAGGGTGAACCAGGCGATGGCGGCCGTGCTGCTGGTGCTGCTGGGGGCAATTGCGGTGGCCGGCGCGGTGCTGGTGCCGGAAGCCGCCCAACCCCTGCCCCTGCTGCCCGACCGGATCGACTGGGCCCTGGCGCTGGCGCCGTTCATGATGATCTTCTTCGCCTTCACGGGCTGGGAGATCGCGTCCAACCTGTCGGAGGAGTTCCGCGACCCGGCCCGGGATTTCCCGCGGGCGATGGCGCTGTCTTTCGTGGTGGCGGTGGTGCTTTACCTGGTCATGGCCTGGATCGCCCAGACCCGCGATCTGGACGGCCGGTTCGAGACCCCGTTCGCGGCGATCATGGATGGCCGGTTCGGGGCTGTCGGCGGCCGGGCGGTGGCGGCGGTCGTGACCGTGATGATCCTGGCCAATCTGGCCGCCGCCATCTGGGGCGTGTCGCGGATGATTTTCGCCCTCGCCCGCGCCGGCACCCTGCCGTCGGCGCTGGCCGGCCTGCGGGGCGACCAGCCGGTCAGGGCGGCCGGTGTGCTGGTCATGGTGCTGCTGGCGGTGATCGCCGCCGACGCGGCCGGCTTCAGCCGGGTCGATGTCCTGCTCGGCATCGCCGGGCAGAATTTCCTGATCCTGTACGGGGTTGCGGCGGCGGCGCTGTTCCGGCTGTCGGAAGGCCCGGGCACCCGGCTGCTCGCCGCCGCCTGCGTGGTTCTGGTGGCCGGCCTCGCCCTGGCCCAGGGCGGATCGGTGATCTATCCGCTGGTGCTGGCGGCGCTGGGGCTGGCCGTCCATCGCCGCCGGGCCCTGCACGCGGCCTAG
- a CDS encoding cupin domain-containing protein: protein MVEILTRHLTPPALPDLIRTLMPEQGAVEVQRDQPGKEHAWHAHPVDETLVILEGSLRFYWADASGNTETVCRRGDVIRLPAGIRHGSVALEGGVVYLIAPRIVELGGGGTA, encoded by the coding sequence ATGGTCGAGATCCTGACCCGCCACCTGACCCCGCCGGCCCTGCCTGACCTGATCCGGACGCTGATGCCGGAACAGGGGGCGGTCGAGGTGCAGCGTGACCAGCCGGGCAAGGAACATGCCTGGCATGCCCATCCGGTGGACGAGACCCTGGTGATCCTGGAGGGGAGCCTGCGATTCTATTGGGCGGACGCGTCCGGCAACACCGAGACCGTCTGCCGCCGGGGCGATGTGATCCGGCTGCCGGCCGGTATCCGCCACGGTTCGGTAGCGCTGGAGGGGGGCGTGGTCTATCTGATCGCGCCCCGCATCGTGGAGCTGGGAGGAGGAGGGACGGCATGA